In Acanthopagrus latus isolate v.2019 chromosome 17, fAcaLat1.1, whole genome shotgun sequence, the following are encoded in one genomic region:
- the rprd2b gene encoding regulation of nuclear pre-mRNA domain-containing protein 2 isoform X3 — MGACFCLSSLATLAPSSASAVRAGEMAAGSGAASGHGARGSNAALEASLDRRFQGVSNTMESIQGLSTWCIENKKHHSLIVRYWMRWLKKSDNNHRLNLFYLANDVIQNCKRRNAIVYRAAFAEVLPNAAQLIKDGKVRKSVERIFTIWEERSVYPEEVIAQFKGNLNKKEKEREKQKEKEKEKEKEKEKEREKEREKEKDKEAPSTNAPTNTKAALKSKIVAEFTPHSLIEQLSRHKQAVAEEEFREKQVAALRVDVCSTEALKRLKDKAEGNKFAKDFEDGSLKLQDFVGFLDKELKTGPPLLEALGNADIFYEMQYKEVKIVANAYNAFANRVASLKRKLDSLKSTLPGPEDSPIPSPSEDAPSPTGSDSPFLGLGGSRAQVDPELDGKAMDEGEVPSDNRDMEDMDMSDEEAEAVTAGGDKKDKVPGLFSKTAKSDAASKPPTTPTKASKTNSTAATATSVTPTSATAQSTPATPLGVNLEKVDLGKISSILSSLTSAMKNTAVSPARPSPGTPTTPSGQSAASKVNPSSPALASILSRVDITPEGILNALSKTNTPGLSSLLQSVTNTSSAPPTRTSPESSSVKNLLSPATPKTKPPLGNSLKRETPGRTRDWEKERQLSPPPPPPPRPSAPSVSPPSLESKINSFLQGNPGFSLALGDASPDGVDGTPVRDEAAGTPTQDEIMDTPGSVPDSHGSSGGHNLSPTAYRSEPWDAVITPSGSSNNGDYLGSSSSSRYGAGKKSGTKLKDDEMMNVRKHVSSSPSNDMKGKKDGQQLKMMGNSRGIGERRLSAGSRKASSSSDDGGLSGKRDDKGKSEESQSSGRKEGQYHRIETLVSPCTEGAPIQTLGYSNRPLAGERIKTVESIRMMGRGSRRGGGAGGRPGGAMWYEEEEYMEAQPPSPHDVPPPPPHNIGQGGTKDMTNPNTSMPPPLSHLLLPHLQPPPSHPHSHPPPQAQFQMPYHTENMQTPPPSLLHQHPPPTSPFFGAPPPIPRPPPPPVPQHPSPTPLHANVPSAVMVGGVLVPVDRPLSLPPQIRPEGADRGGLGPRGNKVGPPPLMTSLLGEPPKLPRPGTIKEPFVSRHPAPLLRQGNPGVPLPLLGRVKEPLSLPLPPPSPTSSTPSPSTPNSPAVDTVPPRLPSQSSAPPLHKPPASPPAQPRNQTSNPVPLLNLPSPRPPILSVPIPQRPLLRGRNPSQHHNRDHPMGGFRGGKRPGPPFTGGPFHGQKRPFLPPRY, encoded by the exons atgGGGGCGTGTTTCTGCTTGTCCTCATTAGCTACGTTAGCTCCTTCATCCGCATCagcagtcagagcaggagaaatGGCGGCCGGTTCTGGGGCTGCAAGCGGCCACGGAGCCCGTGGCTCCAACGCTGCTCTGGAAGCGTCTTTGGACCGGCGGTTTCAAGGAGTATCCAACACTATGGAGTCGATACAAGGACTTTCGACATGGTGCATTGAAAACAAGAAGCACCACAGTCTTATCGTTCGCTACTGGATGCGGTGGCTCAAGAAAT ctgacAACAATCACCGCTTGAATCTCTTCTACCTTGCCAATGATGTGATACAGAACTGCAAAAGAAGGAATGCAATTGTCTATCGTGCAGCCTTCGCAGAAGTCCTCCCTAATGCTGCTCAGCTCATCAA aGATGGGAAGGTCCGCAAGTCAGTGGAAAGGATTTTTACGATttgggaggagaggagtgtgtaTCCTGAGGAGGTCATTGCCCAGTTCAAAGGCAACTTGaacaagaaggaaaaggagcgagagaagcagaaggagaaagagaaggagaaggaaaaagaaaaagaaaaggagagagaaaaggagagggaaaaggagaaagacaaGGAGGCCCCATCGACAAATG CACCAACCAACACCAAAGCTGCCCTCAAGTCTAAGATTGTGGCAGAGTTCACA cCCCACTCCCTCATTGAACAGTTGTCGAGACATAAGCAAGCAGTTGCAGAAGAGGAGTTCCGGGAGAAGCAGGTGGCAGCCCTCAGGGTGGACGTCTGTAGCACTGAGGCTCTGAAGAGACTTAAAG ACAAGGCAGAAGGGAACAAGTTTGCCAAGGACTTTGAGGACGGCAGTCTGAAGCTGCAGGATTTTGTTGGCTTCCTGGATAAAGAGTTGAAAACAGGGCCTCCTCTGCTGGAGGCTTTGGGAAATGCAGACATTTTCTACGAGATGCAGTACAAGGAGGTTAAGATTGTGGCCAAT gCATATAACGCCTTTGCCAACCGCGTGGCCAGTCTTAAAAGGAAGTTGGATTCCCTCAAGTCGACTCTACCTGGACCCGAGGACTCTCCCATCCCCTCACCCTCTGAGGACGCCCCCTCCCCCACAGGCTCTGACTCACCCTTCCTAGGCTTGGGGGGCAGCAGAGCCCAAGTGGATCCAGAGCTGGATGGAAAGGCGATGGATGAAGGAGAAGTACCCAGCGACAACAGAGACATGGAGGACATGGATATGTCTGATGAAGAGGCTGAGGCTGTCACAGCAGGGG GTGACAAAAAGGACAAGGTGCCAGGTCTTTTTTCCAAGACTGCAAAGTCAGATGCAGCATCAAAGCCTCCTACCACACCAACGAAAGCTTCAAAGACCAATTCTACTGCTGCCACAGCGACCTCAGTGACTCCTACCTCTGCTACAGCTCAGAGCACTCCAGCAACCCCTCTGGGAGTCAATCTGGAGAAGGTGGACCTGGGAAAGATCAGCTCCATTCTGAGCTCACTCACATCTGCCATGAAGAATACAG CAGTTAGTCCTGCTCGGCCGTCTCCAGGAACACCCACCACTCCTTCTGGCCAGTCGGCAGCCTCGAAAGTGAACCCTTCAAGCCCTGCCCTTGCCAGCATCCTGTCACGTGTCGACATCACACCTGAAGGCATCCTCAATGCTCTGTCTAAGACAAACACACCAG gtctgtcctccctcctgcaAAGTGTGACAAACACCAGCTCTGCACCTCCCACCCGAACCTCTCCAGAATCATCATCAGTTAAAAACCTGCTCAGCCCAGCTACCCCAAAAACTAAACCCCCTCTGGGGAACAGCCTCAAGAGAGAGACACCTGGGAGAACCAGAgactgggagaaagagagacagctgtcccctcctcctccaccccctcctcgTCCCTccgctccctctgtctctccgccCAGCCTAGAATCGAAAATCAACAGTTTCTTGCAGGGTAATCCAGGTTTTAGTCTTGCTCTAGGTGATGCCAGTCCCGATGGAGTCGACGGGACCCCAGTGAGAGACGAGGCTGCTGGTACCCCCACCCAAGATGAGATCATGGACACACCTGGGAGTGTGCCGGATTCTCATGGGTCATCTGGAGGTCACAACCTGTCACCCACAGCCTACCGCAGCGAACCCTGGGATGCTGTGATCACCCCATCAGGAAGTAGCAACAATGGCGACTATCtgggctcctcctcctcctcccggtACGGAGCTGGGAAAAAGAGTGGCACAAAATTAAAGGACGATGAGATGATGAATGTGAGGAAGCATGTCTCTTCCTCACCTAGTAATGACATGAAGGGTAAGAAAGATGGACAGCAGCTAAAGATGATGGGAAACAGCAGAGGGATTGGAGAAAGAAGACTCTCTGCAGGCTCTCGTAAGGCAAGCAGTAGCTCAGATGACGGAGGTCTGAGTGGGAAAAGAGATGACAAGGGGAAAAGTGAAGAGTCTCAGTCTTCGGGTAGGAAGGAGGGCCAGTACCATCGTATTGAGACACTAGTGTCACCCTGCACTGAAGGGGCACCCATCCAAACTCTCGGCTACTCTAACCGCCCACTCGCTGGAGAGCGCATCAAGACGGTAGAGAGCATCCGCATGATGGGCCGAGGCTCTCGGCGAGGCGGAGGGGCTGGCGGTCGGCCAGGGGGAGCTATGTGGTATGAAGAGGAAGAATACATGGAAGCTCAGCCTCCCTCACCCCATGATgtccccccaccaccccctcaTAACATTGGCCAAGGAGGCACCAAGGACATGACTAACCCTAACACCTCCATgccgcctcctctctctcatctcctcctcccacatctccaacctcctccctctcatcctcacTCACATCCTCCTCCGCAAGCTCAGTTCCAAATGCCCTACCATACGGAGAACATGCAgactcctcctccatcactcctccacCAGCATCCTCCCCCTACATCCCCATTCTTTGGCGCCCCTCCACCAATACCGAGGCCGCCTCCGCCTCCTGTACCGCAGCACCCTTCCCCTACACCTCTCCATGCCAATGTGCCCTCAGCAGTCATGGTGGGCGGAGTATTGGTCCCTGTTGACcgccccctctctcttcctccccaaATCAGACCTGAAGGTGCAGATCGTGGCGGGCTGGGGCCCAGAGGAAACAAAGTAGGTCCTCCGCCCCTCATGACATCGTTGCTAGGCGAGCCACCTAAGCTGCCCCGCCCTGGCACAATTAAAGAGCCTTTTGTTTCCCGCCACCCAGCCCCTCTCCTCCGCCAAGGTAATCCTGGTGTTCCTCTACCCTTACTGGGTAGAGTGAAGGAGCCTCTGAGTCTGCCTCTTCCACCCCCCTCTCCCACATCCTCCACACCCTCCCCCTCTACTCCTAACTCCCCTGCAGTCGACACTGTCCCCCCTCGCCTCCCTTCTCAGTCCTCTGCCCCTCCTCTTCACAAGCCCCCCGCTAGTCCTCCGGCTCAGCCCCGCAACCAAACCTCTAACCCCGTTCCGCTCCTCAACTTGCCCAGCCCTCGACCCCCAATCCTTTCAGTCCCCATCCCACAGAGACCTCTGCTGCGAGGCCGAAACCCCTCTCAGCATCACAACCGAGATCACCCAATGGGGGGATTCCGTGGGGGCAAGCGACCTGGTCCTCCGTTCACAGGTGGTCCTTTCCATGGGCAGAAGAGACCCTTCCTTCCACCGCGCTATTGA
- the rprd2b gene encoding regulation of nuclear pre-mRNA domain-containing protein 2 isoform X1, producing MGACFCLSSLATLAPSSASAVRAGEMAAGSGAASGHGARGSNAALEASLDRRFQGVSNTMESIQGLSTWCIENKKHHSLIVRYWMRWLKKSDNNHRLNLFYLANDVIQNCKRRNAIVYRAAFAEVLPNAAQLIKDGKVRKSVERIFTIWEERSVYPEEVIAQFKGNLNKKEKEREKQKEKEKEKEKEKEKEREKEREKEKDKEAPSTNAPTNTKAALKSKIVAEFTPHSLIEQLSRHKQAVAEEEFREKQVAALRVDVCSTEALKRLKDKAEGNKFAKDFEDGSLKLQDFVGFLDKELKTGPPLLEALGNADIFYEMQYKEVKIVANAYNAFANRVASLKRKLDSLKSTLPGPEDSPIPSPSEDAPSPTGSDSPFLGLGGSRAQVDPELDGKAMDEGEVPSDNRDMEDMDMSDEEAEAVTAGAGDKKDKVPGLFSKTAKSDAASKPPTTPTKASKTNSTAATATSVTPTSATAQSTPATPLGVNLEKVDLGKISSILSSLTSAMKNTAVSPARPSPGTPTTPSGQSAASKVNPSSPALASILSRVDITPEGILNALSKTNTPGLSSLLQSVTNTSSAPPTRTSPESSSVKNLLSPATPKTKPPLGNSLKRETPGRTRDWEKERQLSPPPPPPPRPSAPSVSPPSLESKINSFLQGNPGFSLALGDASPDGVDGTPVRDEAAGTPTQDEIMDTPGSVPDSHGSSGGHNLSPTAYRSEPWDAVITPSGSSNNGDYLGSSSSSRYGAGKKSGTKLKDDEMMNVRKHVSSSPSNDMKGKKDGQQLKMMGNSRGIGERRLSAGSRKASSSSDDGGLSGKRDDKGKSEESQSSGRKEGQYHRIETLVSPCTEGAPIQTLGYSNRPLAGERIKTVESIRMMGRGSRRGGGAGGRPGGAMWYEEEEYMEAQPPSPHDVPPPPPHNIGQGGTKDMTNPNTSMPPPLSHLLLPHLQPPPSHPHSHPPPQAQFQMPYHTENMQTPPPSLLHQHPPPTSPFFGAPPPIPRPPPPPVPQHPSPTPLHANVPSAVMVGGVLVPVDRPLSLPPQIRPEGADRGGLGPRGNKVGPPPLMTSLLGEPPKLPRPGTIKEPFVSRHPAPLLRQGNPGVPLPLLGRVKEPLSLPLPPPSPTSSTPSPSTPNSPAVDTVPPRLPSQSSAPPLHKPPASPPAQPRNQTSNPVPLLNLPSPRPPILSVPIPQRPLLRGRNPSQHHNRDHPMGGFRGGKRPGPPFTGGPFHGQKRPFLPPRY from the exons atgGGGGCGTGTTTCTGCTTGTCCTCATTAGCTACGTTAGCTCCTTCATCCGCATCagcagtcagagcaggagaaatGGCGGCCGGTTCTGGGGCTGCAAGCGGCCACGGAGCCCGTGGCTCCAACGCTGCTCTGGAAGCGTCTTTGGACCGGCGGTTTCAAGGAGTATCCAACACTATGGAGTCGATACAAGGACTTTCGACATGGTGCATTGAAAACAAGAAGCACCACAGTCTTATCGTTCGCTACTGGATGCGGTGGCTCAAGAAAT ctgacAACAATCACCGCTTGAATCTCTTCTACCTTGCCAATGATGTGATACAGAACTGCAAAAGAAGGAATGCAATTGTCTATCGTGCAGCCTTCGCAGAAGTCCTCCCTAATGCTGCTCAGCTCATCAA aGATGGGAAGGTCCGCAAGTCAGTGGAAAGGATTTTTACGATttgggaggagaggagtgtgtaTCCTGAGGAGGTCATTGCCCAGTTCAAAGGCAACTTGaacaagaaggaaaaggagcgagagaagcagaaggagaaagagaaggagaaggaaaaagaaaaagaaaaggagagagaaaaggagagggaaaaggagaaagacaaGGAGGCCCCATCGACAAATG CACCAACCAACACCAAAGCTGCCCTCAAGTCTAAGATTGTGGCAGAGTTCACA cCCCACTCCCTCATTGAACAGTTGTCGAGACATAAGCAAGCAGTTGCAGAAGAGGAGTTCCGGGAGAAGCAGGTGGCAGCCCTCAGGGTGGACGTCTGTAGCACTGAGGCTCTGAAGAGACTTAAAG ACAAGGCAGAAGGGAACAAGTTTGCCAAGGACTTTGAGGACGGCAGTCTGAAGCTGCAGGATTTTGTTGGCTTCCTGGATAAAGAGTTGAAAACAGGGCCTCCTCTGCTGGAGGCTTTGGGAAATGCAGACATTTTCTACGAGATGCAGTACAAGGAGGTTAAGATTGTGGCCAAT gCATATAACGCCTTTGCCAACCGCGTGGCCAGTCTTAAAAGGAAGTTGGATTCCCTCAAGTCGACTCTACCTGGACCCGAGGACTCTCCCATCCCCTCACCCTCTGAGGACGCCCCCTCCCCCACAGGCTCTGACTCACCCTTCCTAGGCTTGGGGGGCAGCAGAGCCCAAGTGGATCCAGAGCTGGATGGAAAGGCGATGGATGAAGGAGAAGTACCCAGCGACAACAGAGACATGGAGGACATGGATATGTCTGATGAAGAGGCTGAGGCTGTCACAGCAGGGG CAGGTGACAAAAAGGACAAGGTGCCAGGTCTTTTTTCCAAGACTGCAAAGTCAGATGCAGCATCAAAGCCTCCTACCACACCAACGAAAGCTTCAAAGACCAATTCTACTGCTGCCACAGCGACCTCAGTGACTCCTACCTCTGCTACAGCTCAGAGCACTCCAGCAACCCCTCTGGGAGTCAATCTGGAGAAGGTGGACCTGGGAAAGATCAGCTCCATTCTGAGCTCACTCACATCTGCCATGAAGAATACAG CAGTTAGTCCTGCTCGGCCGTCTCCAGGAACACCCACCACTCCTTCTGGCCAGTCGGCAGCCTCGAAAGTGAACCCTTCAAGCCCTGCCCTTGCCAGCATCCTGTCACGTGTCGACATCACACCTGAAGGCATCCTCAATGCTCTGTCTAAGACAAACACACCAG gtctgtcctccctcctgcaAAGTGTGACAAACACCAGCTCTGCACCTCCCACCCGAACCTCTCCAGAATCATCATCAGTTAAAAACCTGCTCAGCCCAGCTACCCCAAAAACTAAACCCCCTCTGGGGAACAGCCTCAAGAGAGAGACACCTGGGAGAACCAGAgactgggagaaagagagacagctgtcccctcctcctccaccccctcctcgTCCCTccgctccctctgtctctccgccCAGCCTAGAATCGAAAATCAACAGTTTCTTGCAGGGTAATCCAGGTTTTAGTCTTGCTCTAGGTGATGCCAGTCCCGATGGAGTCGACGGGACCCCAGTGAGAGACGAGGCTGCTGGTACCCCCACCCAAGATGAGATCATGGACACACCTGGGAGTGTGCCGGATTCTCATGGGTCATCTGGAGGTCACAACCTGTCACCCACAGCCTACCGCAGCGAACCCTGGGATGCTGTGATCACCCCATCAGGAAGTAGCAACAATGGCGACTATCtgggctcctcctcctcctcccggtACGGAGCTGGGAAAAAGAGTGGCACAAAATTAAAGGACGATGAGATGATGAATGTGAGGAAGCATGTCTCTTCCTCACCTAGTAATGACATGAAGGGTAAGAAAGATGGACAGCAGCTAAAGATGATGGGAAACAGCAGAGGGATTGGAGAAAGAAGACTCTCTGCAGGCTCTCGTAAGGCAAGCAGTAGCTCAGATGACGGAGGTCTGAGTGGGAAAAGAGATGACAAGGGGAAAAGTGAAGAGTCTCAGTCTTCGGGTAGGAAGGAGGGCCAGTACCATCGTATTGAGACACTAGTGTCACCCTGCACTGAAGGGGCACCCATCCAAACTCTCGGCTACTCTAACCGCCCACTCGCTGGAGAGCGCATCAAGACGGTAGAGAGCATCCGCATGATGGGCCGAGGCTCTCGGCGAGGCGGAGGGGCTGGCGGTCGGCCAGGGGGAGCTATGTGGTATGAAGAGGAAGAATACATGGAAGCTCAGCCTCCCTCACCCCATGATgtccccccaccaccccctcaTAACATTGGCCAAGGAGGCACCAAGGACATGACTAACCCTAACACCTCCATgccgcctcctctctctcatctcctcctcccacatctccaacctcctccctctcatcctcacTCACATCCTCCTCCGCAAGCTCAGTTCCAAATGCCCTACCATACGGAGAACATGCAgactcctcctccatcactcctccacCAGCATCCTCCCCCTACATCCCCATTCTTTGGCGCCCCTCCACCAATACCGAGGCCGCCTCCGCCTCCTGTACCGCAGCACCCTTCCCCTACACCTCTCCATGCCAATGTGCCCTCAGCAGTCATGGTGGGCGGAGTATTGGTCCCTGTTGACcgccccctctctcttcctccccaaATCAGACCTGAAGGTGCAGATCGTGGCGGGCTGGGGCCCAGAGGAAACAAAGTAGGTCCTCCGCCCCTCATGACATCGTTGCTAGGCGAGCCACCTAAGCTGCCCCGCCCTGGCACAATTAAAGAGCCTTTTGTTTCCCGCCACCCAGCCCCTCTCCTCCGCCAAGGTAATCCTGGTGTTCCTCTACCCTTACTGGGTAGAGTGAAGGAGCCTCTGAGTCTGCCTCTTCCACCCCCCTCTCCCACATCCTCCACACCCTCCCCCTCTACTCCTAACTCCCCTGCAGTCGACACTGTCCCCCCTCGCCTCCCTTCTCAGTCCTCTGCCCCTCCTCTTCACAAGCCCCCCGCTAGTCCTCCGGCTCAGCCCCGCAACCAAACCTCTAACCCCGTTCCGCTCCTCAACTTGCCCAGCCCTCGACCCCCAATCCTTTCAGTCCCCATCCCACAGAGACCTCTGCTGCGAGGCCGAAACCCCTCTCAGCATCACAACCGAGATCACCCAATGGGGGGATTCCGTGGGGGCAAGCGACCTGGTCCTCCGTTCACAGGTGGTCCTTTCCATGGGCAGAAGAGACCCTTCCTTCCACCGCGCTATTGA